The Glycine soja cultivar W05 chromosome 15, ASM419377v2, whole genome shotgun sequence region aagaaataaatgaaTGCAAGTTGAGGATTGATCCAAATACTGGATTCTGTGATTTCTGTCATCGGTTCAAGTACCTCTTGCTGTGGTTTTCTCTGCTTGGATTGTATTTAGAAAAGAAAGCCTTAGAGACCTAACTCTTATTGCAGAGGTTCTTAAACGCTATATATAGattgaaaagtattttttttacactaaatGTTCAGTGTTATCTATACCCTCTTTCAATCTGCCTACAGCTACCTGATATGCAGGTGCCTGGTCTGCCCAGAAGTATACCATCAAATAAGCTTATTTTTCCATTGATGGCACTACTAGCAGGGATGTTGGGTGGTGTCTTTGGAATTGGAGGTGGAATATTGATTAGTCCACTTCTTCTTCGGATTGGAGTAACTCCCGAGATAAGTTCTGCTATCATAGGCTTTATTAAATGTGTCTATACTAAGCATTAGTGCGATCTATAATGAATCTTATTGTAGATTAAAGTGGCAAGTAAACTAGTTATTGGTATGTACtaagcaatttttatttatttttgttcgtGTATAGGTAACAGCAGCAACATGTTCTTTCATGCTTCTCTTTTCTGCTACCATGTCAGCATTGCAATATCTATTGTCGGGAATGGAACATGAACTGCCCTCATCTTGGCAATAATGTATTTTGTTGCATCACTTCTCGGGGCGTTAGTAGTACAGAGAGCAATTCGGAAGCATGGAAGAGCCTCTATAATAGTTTTCTCGGTTAGCATAGTGATGTTTGCAAGTATTGTTCTAATGACTATCTTTGGAGCCATGAAGTTTTGGGCAGATTATCAATCAGGGGAACAAATGGGCTTCAAACCACCCTGTTAGAAACAATTCCTGTTTGATACTACTTATGGTTAGGATGTGGTTACAGAGTTAGATGTTTCTGTTTAAATTAGTTATGAGAGTTAGTTTGGATCCTTGCATAATTACTGCTTTTTGTATTGTAATTGAACACTTTTTCATACTCAGATCAGTCGAATGGATAATTTCTCTCCCAAATTCTCTCTATTCATATCTCTCTAGTTCTTTCCATTAATAGAACTAACAAGCAAATTGCAGAGGTCATCAACGGACGAACATCCAAATGGGAGAATCCCAGCAAAGTATTTGATGTTCAACAGCATTTGTTACCAAAAGtatcaaaaagcaaaatcaattttttcacaaacacttggacaagaaaataaaagtagaataaattaaatttatttcacaaGTTAAAATCTAACTCATGCACTTCTACTTATAGACAATTTAGATGATAGAACTTTTATATTAGAGCCTataaagaagtttattcaaaCTTAGCCTATAACCGGAAGTTAAATAGTTATCAAAAAGCTGCCTCAACAATAAGATTTCTTTTTTCACATTTcacaaaagcaaaaaataaaaagataaattctcTTTCTCCATTGGACCAAAACACAGAGCCTTTGGCAAGTTATGCTACTGGGGGCCTGAGAACATGGTCCTGAGAGGTATCAACAGCAGCAGGTGATAAAAACTGCCACATGGCAACTCCTGGGTAGCCCATGAATGGCACCAGCTTGCTGCCAACAACTTGTCCTGCTGCAGCCAGAAAGCTAGGTTGTGAACTCAAAGCTTTAACCTTCTGCTCAAGGTTTTCTTTCTCTACTTTTAGTCGCTGCTTCTCATCGCGAAGCTCATTTTTCTCATCCTATacaaacaccaaaaaaaaatataaaaaattgagatCATAGGATAAGGTTAACCATCATGTGTGTAATAAACAAGAATGCTCACAACAtactctttaatatattttttattattgattaaattttatttgaaaattataaaatcacgttaaaattcattaaataagaaatataaactaATTCCTTTGTCCCATTATAATTACCgtgtaagagaaaaaaaaatttaaaataattattattttaatttttcaatataacattaattaattttttttcatttatatttcttataatattaatgatatacaaccaaattaataaatgagttaatgatgatataagattaattttataaaattattatttatttttattttttgtgtaaaataatCTAAGATGATTATTACTTTGAAACGAATGAATTCCAAGgagtttcaatcaatttaagctaataataataatgtatacaTGAAAGAATGTGATAGACTAGGTCGCTAGCATTTTTGACTAAGTAAATGTGCATATATAGCAGGTACCACTTTATAGAGTTACATAAGCTTACACACCTTCAATGCATTGATTTTCTCTTGTAGATTCTCAGTGGACTCCCTCAGCTTTTGAGCTTCCTCTCGTAACTGAGAAACAACTCGAACTGCATCACTTAATATAACAGCCTTGTCCATTTTGAGAGGCTTTCTAGGGTCCAAGATAGACCCCAGTTCCATAAACCTTTAAAACAATGTTTAGAACAAGTCACGTGAGAGAGAGCTAGTAGATTAGatcaaaaacagagaaaagaaaaagatagatACAAAGAGGATAAATGAAATAGAGTAGAGATGCCTGTCATTAAGTCGATCCCTTCGCATTTTCTCTCTACATGCTTTAGAATCAGATGGCCTCAAACTGTAATAGGATTTTATAAACAAACTAATGAGTGATAtatagaagaaacaaagaaggcTCTATAATGCACAAAAGATAGATAGATAAACAGATACAACAATTGCTTGGTTGAAAATTACAGAAGTACTTTTACGAAATCCAATACAAAATTGTGTGTTTCAATGCATgaattgagaagaaaaatatttgttacttctaaagtaaaagtatttttgagCTCTTCTAACTTTCAGACAGAACCgttcaaaaacattaaaaaaaaaacttttacaagatatttatatattttcggTACCTAGAAAAATTACCAAATTACCTTTGCAAAGAATAGAACATGTCTTGTTCCCacggtttttattttttttgcaattccagaagtcttattattctttaatttattcttatcaAACAAAacgtatataaataaaatgatttaatcGTTAGATAATCAGGAtgatatattttcttaatatatttttgttttgtttatattttcaaattttatttaaaatttaaaatattcatataataatacatgaaaaactttttagtaacTATATATAGGATTTCATAAATGTTCACTGTGctaaacatttaaaaagaaagatctacatattataaaaaaaaattaataatcaagtgttaaaatatttcacttttttttctgagGTTAACACGTAATATTGCAAacatttagataaaaaaataccataGATTTCTTTTTCCGATTATGCATTCTAAtcatttcttaaattaaatGTTCCAATAAAAACTTTAGATTTTAACCTCTAGGATATATTTTCCATACCAAACGAAAGTAAAAGCGGTTACATATGTCTATTAGGTTTGGTTTTCAAAAGCAACgcatcttttaaaattaagcatataaaaacagaaaactcCTATATATGTTTTGACTAAAACCTTAGGTTATGACTTAATGCAATTCCATGAACATGCCCAAATGGCTGAGAATAGGGTCTAGCTTTTTTTGCTGATAACAGGGTCGAGCTAAAAGCATAAAACAAAACCCAAAGAAGAAATGTTGCATGCAATAACCAAACAAGGTTTGTTTCGAAACTTAACGTAAGCGAACAAATTTTTCAAAtgaaaagatgaaatgaaataagAGCAAAGGCAAAagaattatttaaacaaaagtATCTAACAACTCTTAGCAGTAGTAGTTTACCGTTTTCTTGACCTGTTTTCCTTGAGACCATCCAAAATTCCAAATGAGTCATCTAGCTCCACACTGGACAAATGACCATGAAAAAAAGCACAGTTATGTTTCAGGGGGGgactattatataatttttttcaaatcaaaataaaaaaaaaacaagtaaaaacataattagTTGTCATCTACATTATGTATTGTATGCATGAAAATTTAGAATAATCATCACGGGGAGAAAATTTAGAATGCACTTAACTTATGAGTAAAGGAAAATGTGAATTGTGAGAAGCAAATTTATCTAAAAACAGAGAGAAAGGCAAAGAAAAGCAGGAAGACATGAGTAGAAACGTAAGTACAAGGTTGTTACTTCCCAAAACAGTGCTATAATGATAATGTAGCTAGTTTGTAGAGAAGAGAAGCATAAGTGTTTGAAGTATGGAGTAACCTGAGTGTAGGAGGAGGAGAGGAGGAAGACCAAGAGAAATTAGGTGGTTCAAGGGTGGTGAGAGGAATGTTGTCTAGATAATCATAATCCAACACCCAATTACTATTACTCATCTCCGGCCAAAAGGGTATGCTGGAGTTAGGGACAAAGATATGAATATGATGATatggagagaaaaatatatggATCAAAGTGAGAGTTTGGTGTGTTTGATACGAAAGACTCACAGTGCGACATCAATACCCATCCAACTATCACTCCTCGCCACAAACTCActttctcttattttatatttgtctcAAAACATATGTATTGTCGGAGGGTATCTTTaaaccatatatttttttttataaagtattgaataaaaaatgaatagattaatctaattacaatttttaaaaaaatatatgcatccatttataaattatcaaatatttaataaagtaataaaataataaatcttttttaagaaaattcctCTTTCAATTTCTTCAAGTTAGTCGTAAGGTTGATATTGATAAAATTCtattagcatttttttaaaatgttctattatcaataaatataaaaaaaattataactattcaATCAtgccatttttttaataattcttgttaatattttataaagtgagtattaaataaaaaatgaatatatttaatgttttataaacataaatgcacatagtttttttatctaataaatatattttttaaaccaaTATATATACTGGGCCTCCATTattacatgccctcgccttccaGTTCCAGAGGCCCAATCATACCCCATATAAACTCTCAACAAAGGAATTTTCATCAAGAATTTAACACTCCCTTcttaaacataaaatttgaactgcaaaccacaataaccaAATCCTTTATTGTCAGCTCCcccaaacaagaaaagaaaaggaggaaattttcagttataaattagtttaatatAGTAATTACTACTAGTATAATGTAATTCAAGTAATGACTCAAAATAACTGTATAGTTTTATAATCATTTGTTTTGAGCTGAATATCACCAAACATGAATATCTACTAACATCAAATTCATATCACCATTAAAACTGTTTTCACCGGTGGACAAAATAATCAACCATCTCATTCCTCATTAATAGCAGCAAACATGCTCATTCTCCACCTGTTAATTTTGCAAGAAATTGGTCCATTGGCAAACCAGTTCATACATTAAACTCAACTGATTGAGACATATCttgaaaatatacatatatatttcattCGCAAAAGAACCAATATAAAGACAGCAGGACATAACCCTTGAATTCACAACTTGCAGGGAAAGAGCACCATAAATCCACAACAACCAAAACTACGAAATGTAAAATTTTGGCTGATACAAAAACTGCGGATATTAATCAGTAACCAAAGCATTGCGCTTATCAAATTTGGAAATTACACTTGAACTGATATTCAACAACATACAACATCACAAAAAGCTTTGACTCAGATGCCATAGTGCAGTGCAGGACCACAAGCACATATCTTGCAACTTGCAACTTGCAACTTGCAACAGTAGAATATCATACAGATGCTTAACTATGCCAGTGAGACACGAGTGGACTCAGCAACCCCATCTATCCTTTTCTTTATCTCTTCTGGATTGGCACCAACCACCTTGTCCACCGCAGCACCGTCCTTCAGCAGCAAAAATGTTGGCATTGCCTTTACATCCATTTTGGTGGCTACCTCCTAACCTCCCAAAAATAATCCAATATAAATTGTCGTCATCAATTGATAACAAACCATTAGAGAAAATCACCCAAGAATTAACTTTTTGTTTCAATGCTCCAAGCATGAATACAATATCTGGAAAGTACGCTATCTAATCAGTCAATTATGAATATGAGTAACATACATGTTGATCGGCAGAATATCTATGTATCTACATAGTTCTTTGTTGAGTAGCTAACACCAAGTGTGAAATTGTGCTTCAAATCCAAGTCAGTAATCAAGGGGTG contains the following coding sequences:
- the LOC114387385 gene encoding transcription factor ILR3-like codes for the protein MSNSNWVLDYDYLDNIPLTTLEPPNFSWSSSSPPPTLSVELDDSFGILDGLKENRSRKRLRPSDSKACREKMRRDRLNDRFMELGSILDPRKPLKMDKAVILSDAVRVVSQLREEAQKLRESTENLQEKINALKDEKNELRDEKQRLKVEKENLEQKVKALSSQPSFLAAAGQVVGSKLVPFMGYPGVAMWQFLSPAAVDTSQDHVLRPPVA